From Heliomicrobium modesticaldum Ice1, a single genomic window includes:
- a CDS encoding gluconate 2-dehydrogenase subunit 3 family protein gives MTVKTIYPDYDVMRESPHWDENTRVLVEKRLQPSAVPRVFTPLEFSILKAVIGRLVDEGDENLLARVAGQLDCHLAEKQGQGYHPVTQPPEEQLLRGGLAWLDATALQLYQRSFLQLAPWEMDDILGKAQRGEVTWTGLSSKDFFKKMLRTAIDFFYSQPEIWSEIGYGGPAYPRGYYRIEYGLKDPWEPRLDPARVEERAKARGQARCGGLTDER, from the coding sequence ACTGGGACGAGAATACACGCGTTCTTGTCGAAAAAAGGCTGCAGCCGTCGGCGGTGCCTCGTGTCTTTACCCCCCTTGAATTCTCTATTCTGAAGGCGGTCATCGGACGGCTCGTCGATGAGGGCGATGAAAACCTGCTTGCCCGGGTGGCGGGGCAGTTGGATTGTCACTTGGCCGAAAAACAGGGTCAAGGGTATCATCCCGTCACCCAGCCGCCGGAGGAACAACTGCTCCGCGGCGGTCTGGCCTGGCTGGACGCCACGGCCTTGCAGCTGTATCAGCGTTCATTCCTGCAGTTGGCGCCTTGGGAGATGGACGATATCCTCGGCAAGGCCCAGCGGGGAGAAGTGACCTGGACAGGCTTGTCGTCGAAAGATTTTTTTAAAAAAATGCTCCGCACGGCCATCGACTTCTTTTACTCTCAGCCGGAGATCTGGTCCGAGATCGGCTATGGCGGTCCGGCTTATCCGCGAGGCTACTATCGGATCGAATACGGCCTGAAAGACCCTTGGGAACCGCGGCTTGACCCGGCGCGGGTGGAGGAGCGGGCCAAGGCAAGGGGCCAGGCCCGGTGCGGAGGGTTGACCGATGAACGATGA
- a CDS encoding GMC family oxidoreductase: MNDERDLAWKWLEEEVDAVIVGAGATGAVVARELGQAGLRVVLIEAGPYWEVSRDFVSDELYMRRTAWRYKRLTAGTNPPELGHNTSGSGVGGGTIHFTAVVPRFFPSDFHTRSADGVGEDWPISYDDLAPYYSKLEAEIPVSGPKHYPWGAFHGPYPYPEREPIASTHQVLRIGCEKLGVRSSVAPLAILSAPYRGRPPCINRGFCAQGCLPNSKFSTLIHHIPQALDAGVELRHGCMVSRVLCRSDDRVEGVTFLFNGQEYRQRARAVILCASAIETPRLLLLSADARHPQGLANSSGMVGKCFMLHSGHEIMARFSEEILPYKGTPVLALTQEFYETPADGSRARGFSILAHGSRPLAFMNIVAKASELWGKNLRQIGRDYNYFARLSIVGETLPSEGNTITLSAQKDEVGLPAPQVTFTFGDNDHKVIAAGVKMCKDILEAAGGKVEFVAPDTSHMLGGCRMGDDPQRSVVDKWGRAHDHPNLFIADTSLFVTSGASNPTLTAMSLAWRTADAIKEAFRQREL; encoded by the coding sequence ATGAACGATGAAAGAGATTTGGCCTGGAAGTGGCTCGAAGAAGAGGTGGACGCCGTCATCGTCGGGGCGGGCGCCACCGGTGCTGTGGTGGCCCGCGAGTTGGGTCAGGCGGGATTGCGCGTCGTCCTCATCGAAGCGGGGCCTTACTGGGAAGTGAGCCGCGACTTCGTCAGTGATGAGCTGTATATGCGGCGGACTGCCTGGCGCTACAAGCGGCTGACTGCCGGGACGAACCCGCCTGAACTGGGCCACAACACCTCTGGTTCCGGCGTCGGCGGCGGCACGATCCACTTTACCGCTGTCGTGCCTCGCTTCTTCCCTTCCGATTTTCACACCCGCTCCGCCGACGGGGTGGGGGAGGACTGGCCCATCTCTTATGACGATCTGGCGCCCTACTACAGCAAGCTGGAAGCAGAGATCCCCGTGTCCGGCCCGAAGCACTACCCCTGGGGGGCCTTTCATGGCCCTTATCCTTACCCGGAGCGGGAGCCCATCGCAAGCACCCACCAGGTCCTGCGCATCGGCTGCGAAAAACTGGGCGTCCGCAGTTCCGTCGCTCCTTTGGCCATCCTGTCGGCGCCCTACCGGGGCCGTCCGCCCTGCATCAACCGGGGCTTCTGCGCCCAGGGCTGCCTGCCCAACTCCAAGTTCTCCACCCTGATCCACCATATCCCTCAAGCCCTCGACGCCGGGGTGGAACTGCGCCACGGCTGCATGGTCAGCCGGGTGCTCTGCCGCAGCGATGACCGGGTCGAAGGGGTCACTTTTCTCTTCAATGGCCAGGAATACCGGCAGCGGGCGCGGGCGGTCATCCTCTGCGCCTCCGCCATCGAGACGCCCAGGCTGCTGTTGCTGTCGGCCGACGCCCGCCACCCGCAGGGCCTCGCCAACAGCAGCGGCATGGTGGGCAAGTGTTTCATGCTTCATTCCGGTCATGAGATCATGGCGAGATTTTCCGAGGAGATCCTCCCTTACAAAGGAACGCCCGTCTTGGCGTTGACGCAGGAATTTTACGAAACACCGGCCGACGGCTCGCGGGCGCGCGGCTTTTCCATTCTCGCCCACGGTTCCCGGCCGTTGGCCTTCATGAACATCGTCGCCAAAGCATCCGAGTTGTGGGGGAAAAACCTGCGCCAGATCGGCCGAGACTACAATTACTTCGCCCGGCTGTCCATCGTCGGGGAGACCCTGCCCAGCGAAGGCAACACCATTACTTTGTCCGCTCAGAAAGACGAGGTCGGCCTCCCGGCGCCGCAGGTGACCTTCACCTTCGGCGACAATGATCACAAGGTGATCGCCGCCGGCGTAAAGATGTGCAAAGACATCCTCGAAGCGGCCGGGGGTAAGGTGGAGTTTGTGGCGCCCGATACGTCCCACATGCTCGGTGGTTGCCGGATGGGCGACGACCCGCAGCGCTCCGTCGTCGACAAGTGGGGCCGCGCCCATGATCACCCCAACCTGTTCATCGCGGATACATCGCTTTTCGTCACCTCCGGCGCTTCCAACCCGACCCTTACGGCCATGTCCTTGGCCTGGCGGACAGCGGATGCGATCAAAGAGGCTTTTCGGCAAAGGGAACTGTAA